The following proteins are encoded in a genomic region of Streptomyces gobiensis:
- the tsaD gene encoding tRNA (adenosine(37)-N6)-threonylcarbamoyltransferase complex transferase subunit TsaD has translation MADEPLVLGIETSCDETGVGIVRGHTLLADAVASSVDDHARFGGVVPEIASRAHLEAMVPTIQRALKEAGITAADLDGIAVTAGPGLAGALLVGVSAAKAYAYALGKPLYGVNHLASHICVDQLEHGALPEPTMALLVSGGHSSLLLAPDITADVRPLGATIDDAAGEAFDKVARILHLGFPGGPVIDRYARDGDPTAINFPRGLTGPRDAPYDFSFSGLKTAVARWIEAKRSAGEDVPVADVSASFQEAVTDVLTRKAIRACKDEGVDHLMIGGGVAANSRLRAMAGERCADAGITLRVPRPKLCTDNGAMVAALGAEMVARGRAASAWDLPADSSLPVTDPHVPGPAHDHDHDHVHELSRKNLYP, from the coding sequence ATGGCTGACGAGCCACTTGTCCTCGGTATCGAGACCTCCTGCGATGAGACGGGTGTCGGCATCGTCCGCGGCCATACGCTCCTCGCCGACGCGGTCGCCTCCAGCGTGGATGACCATGCGCGCTTCGGCGGCGTCGTCCCCGAGATCGCCAGCCGTGCCCATCTGGAGGCGATGGTCCCCACCATCCAGCGGGCCCTGAAGGAGGCCGGGATCACCGCCGCCGATCTGGACGGCATCGCGGTCACCGCCGGGCCCGGCCTCGCGGGCGCCCTGCTCGTCGGCGTCTCCGCCGCCAAGGCCTACGCCTACGCGCTCGGCAAGCCGCTCTACGGGGTCAACCACCTCGCCTCGCATATCTGCGTCGACCAGCTGGAACACGGCGCTCTCCCCGAGCCCACCATGGCCCTGCTGGTGAGCGGCGGCCACTCCTCCCTTCTCCTCGCGCCCGACATCACCGCCGATGTGCGTCCGCTCGGCGCCACCATCGACGACGCCGCGGGGGAGGCGTTCGACAAGGTCGCCCGCATCCTCCACCTCGGCTTCCCCGGCGGCCCGGTCATTGACCGCTACGCCCGTGACGGGGACCCCACGGCGATCAACTTCCCCCGTGGCCTCACCGGCCCGCGCGATGCCCCGTATGACTTCTCCTTCTCGGGTCTGAAGACCGCCGTCGCCCGCTGGATCGAGGCGAAGCGCAGTGCGGGCGAGGACGTCCCGGTAGCGGATGTCTCCGCCTCCTTCCAGGAAGCGGTCACCGATGTGCTCACCCGCAAGGCGATCCGTGCCTGCAAGGACGAGGGCGTCGACCATCTGATGATCGGCGGCGGTGTGGCCGCCAACTCCCGGCTGCGCGCCATGGCCGGGGAGCGCTGCGCCGACGCGGGTATCACGCTGCGCGTGCCGCGTCCCAAGCTGTGCACCGACAATGGCGCGATGGTCGCCGCGCTGGGCGCCGAGATGGTCGCCCGGGGGCGGGCGGCCTCCGCCTGGGACCTGCCCGCCGACTCCTCGCTGCCGGTGACGGACCCTCATGTGCCGGGCCCCGCACATGACCACGATCATGACCATGTACACGAACTCAGCCGAAAGAACCTCTACCCATGA
- a CDS encoding class I SAM-dependent methyltransferase has translation MRTEEGQRLLKALRDYDPAQELAIATRLRREHPAQLVSAALGQARLRQRAVAKFGAEDAARMYFTSNGVEQATRTSVAEYRAARFTTRGVRRLADLCCGIGGDAIALARAGVTVLAVDRDPLTCAVVRANAAVLGLADRIEVRCAEVGDVDISGYDAVFIDPARRGGRGRIFDPEAYSPPLSWAVEVAGRMSHAALKIAPGVPHEAIPEEAEAEWISVGGEVKEAVLWFGGQPGVRATLLPGCASLIGTGLPDPEPGPVGRYLYEPDGAVIRAHLVAEVAGQISGRLIDPTIAYVTADELRPTRYASAYEITDVLPFNLKRLKALLREREVGVLTVKKRGSAVEPEELRRKVKPRGPNAATVFLTRVAGAPSMLIGRPA, from the coding sequence CTGCGGACCGAGGAGGGGCAACGGCTGCTGAAGGCGCTGCGGGACTACGACCCCGCGCAGGAGCTGGCCATCGCCACCCGGCTACGCCGCGAGCACCCGGCCCAACTGGTGTCGGCCGCGCTTGGGCAAGCGCGGCTGCGGCAGCGGGCGGTGGCGAAGTTCGGTGCCGAGGACGCGGCGCGGATGTACTTCACATCGAACGGTGTTGAGCAAGCCACCCGAACGAGTGTGGCCGAGTACCGTGCCGCGCGATTCACCACACGGGGGGTGCGGCGGCTGGCCGACCTGTGCTGTGGCATCGGCGGCGACGCGATCGCGCTGGCCCGGGCCGGGGTGACGGTGCTGGCCGTGGACCGTGATCCGCTCACCTGCGCGGTCGTACGGGCCAACGCGGCGGTGCTGGGGCTGGCGGACCGTATCGAGGTGCGCTGCGCGGAGGTCGGCGACGTCGATATCTCCGGCTACGACGCCGTCTTCATCGACCCGGCCCGGCGCGGCGGCCGTGGCCGGATCTTCGACCCGGAGGCGTACTCACCGCCGCTGTCCTGGGCCGTCGAGGTCGCCGGGCGGATGTCGCACGCCGCGCTGAAGATCGCTCCCGGGGTGCCGCACGAGGCGATCCCCGAGGAGGCCGAGGCGGAGTGGATCTCGGTCGGCGGGGAGGTGAAGGAGGCCGTGCTGTGGTTCGGCGGCCAGCCGGGGGTGCGCGCCACGCTGCTGCCCGGCTGCGCGTCCCTGATCGGCACCGGGCTCCCCGACCCTGAGCCCGGGCCGGTGGGGCGCTATCTGTACGAGCCAGACGGGGCCGTGATCCGTGCGCATCTGGTCGCCGAGGTGGCCGGGCAGATCAGCGGGCGGCTGATCGACCCGACGATCGCCTATGTGACGGCCGATGAGCTGCGCCCGACGCGGTATGCGAGCGCGTACGAGATCACCGATGTGCTGCCCTTCAACCTCAAGCGGCTCAAGGCGCTGCTGCGGGAGCGGGAGGTCGGGGTGCTGACCGTGAAGAAGCGCGGGTCGGCGGTTGAGCCGGAGGAGCTGCGCAGGAAGGTCAAGCCGCGGGGGCCGAACGCCGCCACGGTCTTCCTCACCCGCGTCGCCGGGGCGCCGAGCATGCTGATCGGGCGGCCCGCGTAG